One Kineococcus aurantiacus genomic window carries:
- a CDS encoding potassium/proton antiporter, whose translation MTLEEFSRVLLLASGVLLLAVLAVRLSARTGLPSLLLYLALGLVLGEDGLGIPFTDAEIAQVLGYAALVLILAEGGLTTRWDAVRGVLAPAGALATAGTAVSIGVVGVGAHLLLGTSWPVSFLVGAVVSSTDAAAVFSVLRSVPLPHRLSGLLEAESGLNDAPVVIAVLALTEVATGHSEHAWWFYAAEAVLELGLGTVVGVGVGAVGAFLLRRSALPSSGLYPVAVLALAVGAFAVADVLHASGFLATYLCGLVLGNARLPHRQATRGFAEAFGWLAQIGLFVMLGLLADPSRLPAAVLDALLVGVVLTLFARPLSVLASLVWFRLPRPDLLFLSWAGLRGAVPVVLATVPVVAGIAGADRLFDLVLVLVVVFTLVQAPTLAPLARRLGLTSSAPTRDLDVEVSPLGALSADVVRVRVGPSSRLHGVEVFELRLPRGANVSLVARDGATFVPQPRTVLRRGDDLLVVTSTAEREGVEERLQAISRDGKLAGWRET comes from the coding sequence ATGACCCTGGAGGAGTTCAGCCGCGTCCTGCTGCTCGCCTCCGGCGTCCTGCTGCTGGCCGTGCTGGCCGTCCGGCTCTCCGCCCGCACCGGCCTGCCCTCGCTGCTGCTCTACCTGGCCCTGGGGCTGGTGCTCGGCGAGGACGGCCTGGGCATCCCCTTCACCGACGCCGAGATCGCGCAGGTCCTGGGGTACGCCGCCCTCGTCCTCATCCTCGCCGAGGGCGGGCTGACGACGCGGTGGGACGCCGTCCGGGGGGTCCTGGCGCCGGCGGGCGCCCTGGCCACGGCGGGGACGGCCGTCTCGATCGGCGTCGTGGGGGTCGGCGCCCACCTGCTGCTGGGCACCTCCTGGCCCGTCTCCTTCCTCGTCGGGGCGGTCGTGTCGTCCACCGACGCGGCCGCGGTCTTCTCCGTGCTGCGCTCGGTCCCCCTGCCGCACCGGCTCTCGGGGCTGCTGGAGGCGGAGTCGGGGCTGAACGACGCGCCCGTCGTCATCGCCGTCCTGGCCCTGACCGAGGTCGCGACCGGGCACTCCGAGCACGCGTGGTGGTTCTACGCCGCCGAGGCGGTGCTCGAGCTGGGGCTGGGCACGGTCGTCGGCGTGGGGGTCGGTGCGGTGGGGGCCTTCCTGCTGCGGCGCAGCGCGTTGCCGAGCTCGGGTCTGTACCCCGTCGCGGTGCTGGCGCTGGCGGTGGGGGCCTTCGCGGTCGCCGACGTGCTGCACGCCTCGGGGTTCCTGGCGACGTACCTGTGCGGGCTGGTCCTGGGCAACGCCCGGCTGCCGCACCGGCAGGCGACCCGGGGCTTCGCCGAGGCGTTCGGGTGGCTGGCCCAGATCGGCCTGTTCGTGATGCTGGGGCTGCTGGCGGACCCCTCCCGGCTGCCGGCCGCGGTGCTGGACGCCCTGCTCGTCGGGGTCGTCCTGACGCTGTTCGCGCGCCCGCTGTCGGTGCTGGCCTCGCTGGTGTGGTTCCGGCTGCCGCGCCCGGACCTGCTGTTCCTGTCGTGGGCGGGTCTGCGCGGGGCGGTCCCCGTGGTGCTGGCCACCGTCCCCGTCGTCGCCGGGATCGCCGGGGCGGACCGGTTGTTCGACCTCGTGCTGGTGCTCGTCGTCGTCTTCACCCTCGTCCAGGCGCCGACGCTGGCGCCGCTGGCCCGCCGCCTGGGGCTCACCTCCTCGGCCCCGACCCGGGACCTGGACGTGGAGGTGTCGCCGCTGGGGGCCCTGTCGGCGGACGTCGTGCGGGTGCGGGTCGGCCCGTCCTCGCGGCTGCACGGCGTGGAGGTGTTCGAGCTGCGCCTGCCGCGGGGCGCCAACGTGAGCCTCGTGGCGCGGGACGGCGCGACGTTCGTGCCGCAACCGCGCACGGTCCTGCGCCGCGGCGACGACCTGCTCGTCGTGACGTCGACGGCCGAGCGGGAGGGGGTGGAGGAACGGCTGCAGGCGATCAGCCGCGACGGGAAGCTCGCCGGGTGGCGCGAGACCTGA